From a region of the Raphanus sativus cultivar WK10039 unplaced genomic scaffold, ASM80110v3 Scaffold0255, whole genome shotgun sequence genome:
- the LOC130501689 gene encoding uncharacterized protein LOC130501689 encodes MGSLNLPHASSFKGGSETFLRNVLESILKTYLMKNPTVKTIWELVQSMDNEKICYDHFTFRTFKVDGYGIDSLSSFFMDYGYKIGGELEFSKNKSKVKWFSPPDVHVPHDGHGLTNGPLPRIVIAEVLLDQLSPESQGIIRKYLKPEGGKQAVLSSTLGSLIWEKPTWTDFKQLAKENEFAAWTLINGYTMNHLAFSVHRFKHKFSDIKFIKQYLEEKEFKLNTDGGVIKVNQDGLLLQVSSMSDKLAVEFAEGVTETIPASYIEFTQRLVLPQFKDVPFDEIKEFHRREAFELDNASNIMESTRFTAPV; translated from the exons ATGGGTTCTCTCAACTTGCCTCACGCTTCATCGTTCAAG GGAGGAAGTGAAACGTTTCTCCGGAATGTTCttgaaagtatactgaaaacgtATTTGATGAAGAATCCGACAGTGAAGACGATATGGGAACTAGTTCAGTCGATGGACAACGAAAAGATATGCTACGATCACTTCACTTTCAGGACATTTAAG GTAGATGGTTATGGAATAGATTCCTTGTCGAGTTTTTTCATGGATTATGGATACAAAATTGGAGGCGAACTTGAATTTTCAAAGAACAAATCAAAAGTTAAATGGTTTTCTCCTCCGGATGTTCACGTCCCTCATGACGGTCACGGTCTAACCAACGGCCCCTTGCCACGAATCGTTATAGCTGAGGTTCTTCTGGACCAACTAAGCCCTGAATCACAG GGGATAATAAGAAAGTACTTGAAACCAGAAGGTGGTAAGCAAGCGGTTCTGTCAAGTACTTTGGGGTCCTTAATATGGGAGAAGCCTACATGGACCGACTTCAAGCAACTCGCAAA AGAAAACGAATTTGCGGCATGGACGCTTATCAACGGCTACACAATGAACCATCTTGCATTTTCGGTTCATCGATTCAAACACAAGTTCAGTGACATTAAGTTCATCAAACAGTATCTTGAAGAAAAGGAATTCAAACTTAACACTGACGGGGGAGTTATCAAAG tGAATCAAGATGGTCTACTGTTACAAGTCTCGTCGATGTCGGACAAACTTGCGGTTGAATTTGCTGAGGGAGTAACTGAAACAATCCCGGCTTCTTACATTGAGTTTACTCAACGTCTAGTTCTTCCACAGTTCAAAGATGTGCCGTTTGATGAG ATTAAAGAGTTTCATAGACGTGAAGCCTTTGAGCTTGATAACGCCAGCAACATAATGGAAAGTACCCGTTTCACAGCACCAGTGTAA